In the genome of Pseudomonadota bacterium, the window GACCTCCTCGAATATGCGCTGCACAGCATCGAAATTAACCGCAGTCTTCGTCGGTCCGCCTTGCCAGCGAGCCCCACTGCAGGCCCCAACCAACCAGGATTCCTGTGGCGAGGCACTAGACCAACCATGAGAATCCGCTTCTTCGGACAGTTTCTGTTGGCGGCGGGAATCGTCACCCCCTGTCACCTCGTGGCGGCTGTGGAACATCAGGAAGAGCATAACCTTGCGCTTGGGGACTACGCTGTGCGTTTGGGAATGCTCACGCTCGAGCAGGTCCTGAAGGTGAACGCATTGCAGGCGGCCAAGGATCTGCTCTTTGGCGAAGCAGCGATCGAGCTTGGTCTGCTCACGCAGCAACAGCTGGACAGCCTGGTCGCCGAGCAACAGCGCGAGCACATCAAGATCGGCGAGGCGCTCGTGGAGCTCGGCTACGTTGAAGCGAAAGAGGTGGAGCAGGCCTTCGAACGCTACCGCAAGCAGCAAGAGGAATTGGCCGCACAGGCAGAACAGATCCCGCAGGACGTCCCGATGCGATCCACCGTCTCGTGTGCCTTGGACGTGACCCGCAAGCTGCTCTACAGACGCTGGGGGCTTCAGTGCAAAGCAGAAGGGCTTGAGACGTTGCAGGGCGAAATCCGCCTGTCCGACGTAAACGCAC includes:
- a CDS encoding chemotaxis protein CheX, which translates into the protein MRIRFFGQFLLAAGIVTPCHLVAAVEHQEEHNLALGDYAVRLGMLTLEQVLKVNALQAAKDLLFGEAAIELGLLTQQQLDSLVAEQQREHIKIGEALVELGYVEAKEVEQAFERYRKQQEELAAQAEQIPQDVPMRSTVSCALDVTRKLLYRRWGLQCKAEGLETLQGEIRLSDVNAHVKLSGDVSLRYVLAVPADAANAGVHRITGSTAVSREERKDAVLELANVVGGKLVEHLAQNGHQADLSLPETVPFRCPLEDGTAVVRRLATRHGLLFTAIVAHKGARAQQLNGG